ATCACGAAATGGAAAACATTAATACACTATACATGTGTACTAACATTAACTATGACAGAAAAACAGGGATTCATGTGGTAGTCTACAAGGAAGAGCATTACTTATTATGAGCTGATGAGCTAGATCATATTATGGAGAAACAAGAATTCTTAAGAAACTCTTCAGAAAAGAGGTAGAGACTCAGTATAGAAAAAATTCAGGCTTCATGATCAAAGAGTTCAGAGTTGGAATCATGGTATTAATTATTTGGGATGATactcaaatattttgtttccttatttaaaaaatctttacataATGATTTACTTCAACTTGCATCTGGAGTTTAGTAGAAGTACCTAGGACTTATGTGGCACTCAATAATAAGTAGTTTTCCTATTATTACATATTATGGTGAATTCAGAAAGATAATGATCAATGAAGATCTCGGGGGGAAAAGTTGAAATTAAGGTAaatgtcaaaaaacaaataagatttGGATCTAAAGACAGGGCATTCCAGACAGAGCTGATGCTTgagcaaaggcagaaagaaagaatgtccATGAAGTACTCGGAGGAAAACAACACTCGTTTGCCCTCAGAATTGGGGCTTTCTAGAGGGAAGTATATGGACAATTCTATAGGTACATAGATACCAGGTGATGGAGGACATTCACTGCCAAGCTTTGGTTGGAAGACATGGTAGGATATATCTACGAGATACCTCTTGTCTTGGAGCGTAACCAAATGCTGTGCAACCAAATGCTGACTGTTGAAATTGGCAATTTAGACAAGTAATATAACCTCTGAtactccattttctcttctgtaaaatggatcCAGCAAGCTCTGCCTTTATTCATGCTACTCCATTCTCCAACAtacaaaggcaaagaaagacacattcacacacacacaggcatacatGCACTAAGATTCATGATTACATGAATTACACTCATGATTCATGATGCATTACATTCATGATTACATTTCAGTCTTGCTGCAAAGATGAAAGTGATTgtaaaaaagctaaagaaaaacaaaataatgtcatTGAGCAATTATGCAACCTAGCAAGGTTTTAAATGGGAGTAAGAAACTCAGTGACAGAAGAGAAATGACAAGGGTTGCAACATCCATTATAGACAGTTgactaaaatatacaaattacagGCACTGCTAACAAGTTTCAATGAAAAGAATTGACTAAATTAGTCATGGTCCTGGTCTGGACAAATTTGTGAATTccgaggcacctgggtagctcagttggttgagcaactgattcttgatttcggcttggattatgatctcactgtttgtgggtttgagcactgaGCCTGcgtaggattctctccctccctccctctgcccctttccccccaccccctctctcacacaaaataaatgaacatttttttaaaaatttgtgaacTTCTTCAGCAATCTCTGAGATAGAATATCAACTATAGGATAATATCATACTGAGATTGACCCATTCAGATGAAGCAGAATATCTGTATGGGAAGAGAGGATCCAAAGATTCAATGAgggcaaatattaaatataagttaGTTGGGTTCAAACCCCCCTCCTCTGGTAATTGAATGTGGTCATCAGAGGTTTAATTTTTTGCCTATGTTTACTTCTAGGGAATATTCCCTCTAAATGGCTTTGAGGAACCACAGCACCATCACAGAGTTCATCCTCCTTGGCCTGTCTGTTGACTCCCACGTCCAGGTTCTGCTCTTTGTGCTTTTCCTTGGGATTTACCTCTTTACTATAATGGGAAATCTATCGATGCTGTTGGTCATCAGGGAAGATCCCCATCTCCACACACCTATGTACTTCTTCCTGAGCCACCTCTCTTTCATGGACTTTTGTCTCTCTACTGCCATAGTGCCCAAGCTGCTGGAGAACCTCCTGTCTCAGAGCAAAACCATCTCAGTTGGGGGCTGCCTGGCTCAAGCCTTCTTTGTGTTTGACATTGGAGGAACAGAAGTCTGCTTACTCTCAGCAATGGCCTATGACCGTTATGCTGCTATCTGTCACCCACTCCTCTATGGCCAGGTAATGAATAATCAGCTGTATATGCAGCTTGTATGGGGCTCATGGAGCCTGGGGTTTCTAGATGCACTCATTAACACCCCCCTGACAATGAACTTGGATTTCTGTGAAGCGAAAATCATCCATCACTATAGCTGTGAGttgccctccctcttccctttgtcCTGCTCTGATGTCTCTACCAGCCTCACTGTCCTGGTCTGTTCTACACTCCTGCATGGCGGTGGTACATTCTTCCTGATTTTCTTCTCCTATGTGCGCATTGTCTCCACCATCCTGAGCATTAGCTCCTCCTCAGGCAGAAGcaaggccttctccacctgctcctctCACCTCACTGCATTGAGCTTCTTCTATGGCTCAGCTTTCCTCCGTTATCTCATGCCAACCTCAGGCTCACCTCTGGAGCTCATCTTCTCCTTACAGTATGGTGTGGTCACTCCCCTAGTGAATCCCCTCATCTACAGCCTGAAAAACAAGGAGGTTAAAAATGCACTGAGAAGAACCTTGGGAAAGTTTTTGCAATAGTACAGGTAGCAAACTGGATGGAGATGATTAGGTGTTAGGCTAGAACTGCATGCATGCAGATATCTGTTGAATTGATGTTAAGTAAAATTGGCTGAATGCCTATCTTGTTAAATGCTGACAGATGCCTTAGTATATAATTTAACACCCAGACTCAGTATatcttattctaatttttttctatacatagaGATCGGAATTGAACAAATTATTGAGCAGTCTCAATAATATATAGACATGAATCATTTTTGACCTATTTTTACCAAAATATGACATACATACAAAAAGTGCACAGAATATAAGTATACAACACAATCAATTTTCTCAGAGAGAATATGACCAAAAAGCTGGCAACCAAATCAAGTCCCCCTTTGCAACACGATCCCACCCTCACAAGTAATACAATACCATATAtcccttttgtcttcttttgcttttcacagaagtggaatcataccatctagttctttttcttttgtgcctGATTTAATTTACTCAATATTGCACTTAGAGAGCTAACTCTTCAGGTATAATGTATTTGTTCATTGTTTATTCTCAGTGTTGCATTATTTTCCACTGTGTGAACGTATAATTTATTCACCCATTTTACTGTTGAAAGAGATTTGTGTAGTTTTGGTTTATGGCTGTTATGACTAGTGTAGCTGTCAGTATTCTTGTACACATCCCTTAATGAGCATAGatacttttgttttgctttgttttagtaTACACCTAGAGATGGCTTTGTTTGATAATACGGTATACATCATACTTCCAAGAACTTTCCCTTCGTGGTTGTAAAATTGTATATTCCCATAGTAGTttatgagaattccagttgctcCGTAAAATACACatggtatttttatgtttttcatttcatatttctaGTGGGTGAGTTGTGATTCCATTTAAGGCTgtactttgcatttctctgatggctaatAAAGCTAAgcaccctttcctctgctgccctgTGGATTGACTTCCATTCTCTTAATGTTGTTCTGATGAAGAGAAATTCTTAATTGTAATAAACCCCAAttaatcatttttcctttataatacACTTGCTATTTTTGTgctgtgttaaaattttttttccttactcttagtttatgaaaatattctgggttttttttaagctttagtGCTTTATTAGAATCCACCTGGAATTGCTTTCGGTGCATAATGTGTGATAAAGGTCAAGATTcattttttccaaatggaaatgcATTTACCCATCACCATTTATGTTCCCACTGCACTGTAATATTGCTTTTAtcataaatcatatatatgtgtgggtctgtttctgaatcttcttccattttgttccaTGATTAGTTTGCCTGCTTTTGTACCAATAACAAACTATGTTTACTATTATATCATTATAACAGGCTTCGAAGTTTAGAAGTAGAAGGGTTCCTTGTAACACAATTCTTCGGGATGGGCTTGGTTCTTTGTATTTTCAGACAAttttttagaatcagcttatcaaCAGCAAAAACGTCCAGGATTTTGATTGtgtgaatctatagatcaagttgaaAAGGGGTGGCATCTTCACAATATTGAGTCACCCAATTAACCAAGTTATAACTTTCCATTTAATTAGGTCTTTTTAATTTCTCCCAGAAATATATTATGGCTTTTATTATAGAGGTTTTTTGTACCTTTTGTGAAATGTATTATTGggcatttaatgttttttaacttatttaagcagtattatttttaagtgttattcTATGTGTGATTTTATTGGTAtggaaaaatataacttatttttatgtatcagTGAACTTGTTAAATTCATTCCTTAATTTTAAGGGGTTTTTTTGTAGATCAACTTTTTcagattaagaaagttttctttccttttcatagtTTGCTAAGTGTTTTATGCATAAATTTT
The genomic region above belongs to Prionailurus bengalensis isolate Pbe53 chromosome B4, Fcat_Pben_1.1_paternal_pri, whole genome shotgun sequence and contains:
- the LOC122472322 gene encoding olfactory receptor 8S1-like; protein product: MALRNHSTITEFILLGLSVDSHVQVLLFVLFLGIYLFTIMGNLSMLLVIREDPHLHTPMYFFLSHLSFMDFCLSTAIVPKLLENLLSQSKTISVGGCLAQAFFVFDIGGTEVCLLSAMAYDRYAAICHPLLYGQVMNNQLYMQLVWGSWSLGFLDALINTPLTMNLDFCEAKIIHHYSCELPSLFPLSCSDVSTSLTVLVCSTLLHGGGTFFLIFFSYVRIVSTILSISSSSGRSKAFSTCSSHLTALSFFYGSAFLRYLMPTSGSPLELIFSLQYGVVTPLVNPLIYSLKNKEVKNALRRTLGKFLQ